The genomic DNA CCGCGGCCAAGGCGACCGTCTTACGGGCTCGAACACGCCTCAGGCGGCTGCCGATCAGATGGATGGAAGGGCGCCGCCTCATGAACGGCCTCCCGTGCCGCCCTGGCCGGAACCGGCCTTGCCATCGCCGGCGGTGGAGTGCTGCGGGTGTCCTTTCGACCAATGGTCGAGTTCGTCGATGTGATAGCGGACATAGCGGCCGTGCTTGCGGAATTTCGGGCCGCCGCCCTTGAGCCGCATCTTTTCGAGCGTGCGCTGGGAGAGCCCGATATAGAAGGCGGCTTGGGCTGTGCTGAGAAACGGGCTGCCCTTTTTCGCGCGGGCCGCGCGTTCGTTTTCGTCGTCCATGATGATCCTCGTTTCGCTTCGGACAAGCGAGGGCGAGGATGGGCGAGGGAGATCGTCTCGGGGACGGGCGAAGAGTCGGGGGAGAGTTTTCGCCGCCCTTTAGGGCGGACGGGGTTTGGGTGGAACTCCTGGGAATGAGCCCCGCGCCGGGGCTGCGGCGCGAGGCTCTATCTCGGCCGGTCAGTCGGCCGGGTTCCAGATGATGGCGTAGGTGTCGTGATCGTCCTGGCCGGCGGCGCGGCCGAGATTGGCGTAGAGCTTGCGCGGTCCGAACTCCGGCGCTGCAATCGACAGGCTCACATAATCCTTGCCGGAAGTCTCGCCGGTGCGGATCCAGCCGGCGCCAACTTCGACTCCTTGCGTAAGCACCCGGAAGTCGGGATGGTTGTCGGCGCTCTTGGCCTGGTTGGGGACGATATCGATGTCGGCGCGGACGCTGAGCGTCTTGAGCTGGCCCTTGTAGGCGCCGTTTTCCTGCTTGTTGACGTAACCGATCGCGGTCATTTCGAAGTCTCCTTTTGTGGTTTCGCCGGGGACCATCCCCTGCGATGGCGCACCGTAATGGGCGCGTCAGGACCGCCTGAATCCGACAGGGCCGCAGCGACAGCGAAGGATCCGAGCGGGCAGCTTTTTTGTGAGCGAAGCGGCGCGAGGAAGCCGCCGCAGGCGGCGGGGAAAAAAGCTGATGGCGAGGGTTTCGGGCGGCCGGACCCGCCCATAGGTCGACAAGCCAGCCGCAGGGATGGTCCTTGGAGAGAGCATGGAGACCGCTCGCCAAGTGCGGTCTTTCAGCCAAGCAGGACGCCGGGATGAAACGGCCTGCAAAGATGCTGCGCCCTTATGCCGGATCGAGATCGTGCCAGCGGGTCGGGCGCCAGAGCAGACATCCGGCATGGTGCGATCTATGAAAGCAGGGCTCGCCAGCGGGAATTTGATACGCGAAGGGGCCAAAGCAAGGCTGGATGAGAAGCCGGTGCTACCTGCAGGTCCAGTGTCATGTGGCGGCGCTCGGGAAACCGCTACGCAACGTGACGCGCTCTTATGAGGCGAACAGACCGGCCCCAAAACCGATCGACCGGTGGTCGGCGCGAAACGCGTCATGCCTGTCCGAAAGCTGACAGTGGCAGAAGACGCATGTCGGGTTCCGCACAATTGACCATGCTGGATTTGTGAGGTTTTCAGGGAGAGCCATGCGTTCACTACCCAGTGAGCTTTGGCACGGCATTTGCACTTGAGATGTGGCAACACGGATCGAAGGTTGACTGCATGCACAAGCGCGAGATGAGCAATGCTCTCCTTTCCTGGAGGCTTGGCAGCAGATTCGATTGTGACGTTGCGAGGAGCTTCAGCCGCTCGCGGCGGAAGTGATCTCAAATCTGAAGGCACCGTTGGGGCCGCAGCCATCAAACACATCTTTCTCTTTTTCGCAGCTCGTCATCAACGCGATGCGGACTTCTTCGCGTCGACGGCGGCCGAAGGTGGAGAAGGGCTCGACTTGCAAAAAGGAGTTGTCAATGACGTCTTACGTTCGCACCAACAGCCCGGCGCAGGTGCGCTCACTGTCCACCTTTGGCAAGCATCTGCAAAGGAGCGTGCTGACGGCGACGCTGCTTGCCGCGGCTTCGACGGGAAGTGAAGCGCAGCCCTATGTTCGTGCTGACGGCAGCACGACTGACGACTTGGAAGCGGCGCGCGCAAGTTGGCGTCATGACGCCGAATTCAATGGAAATGTGGGGCTCGCAGCCATCAACGCGGATGCGCGTATGCGTTGGGTTCCACCGGGGAGGGGGCCAGAGCTCCTCGCCTGCCCTCGTCCGTCTTGACGAGTGCCCGCTTACAGCCTACCTCACTATCGCGTTAGCACTCGTCCATCGCGAGTGCTAACAAAAACCCCTCAACATCCGCACCAGGGAAAAATCCGAAAATGGCAAAGTCGAAGTTCCGCCCGCTGCATGACCGCGTGGTCGTTCGCCGGGTCGAATCCGAATCCAAGACCGCTGGCGGGATCATCATCCCGGATACGGCAAAGGAAAAGCCGCAGGAAGGCGAGATCATCGCCGTTGGTTCCGGCGCCCGTGACGAAGCCGGCAAGCTCGTCCCACTGGACGTCAAGGCCGGCGATCGCATCCTGTTCGGCAAGTGGTCGGGCACCGAAGTCAAGCTCAATGGCGAAGACCTTCTGATCATGAAGGAATCCGACATCATGGGCATCATCGGCTCATATCAGGCCCTTTCGTCAACTGAATTCCCGGGCTCGATTGAAGCCCCTGCCAGGAGCTAAAAATGGCTGCCAAAGACGTAAAATTCTCCCGTGATGCCCGCGAGCGCATGCTGCGCGGCGTCAACATCCTCGCCGACGCGGTGAAGGTCACGCTCGGCCCCAAGGGCCGCAACGTCGTCATCGACAAGTCGTTCGGCGCCCCGCGCATCAGCAAGGACGGCGTCACCGTCGCCAAGGAAATCGAGCTTGAGGACAAGTTCGAGAACATGGGCGCGCAGATGGTCCGCGAAGTTGCTTCGAAGACCAACGACATCGCCGGCGACGGCACCACGACCGCGACCGTTCTGGCGCAGTCGATCGTCCAGGAAGGCCACAAGGCGGTTGCCGCCGGCATGAACCCGATGGACCTGAAGCGCGGCATCGACCTCGCGGTAACCGACGTCGTTGCGACGCTGATCAAGAACGCCAAGAAGATCAAGACCTCCGAAGAGGTTGCCCAGGTCGGCACCATCGCCGGCAACGGCGATGCTTCGGTCGGCAAGATGATCGCCGAAGCAATGCAGAAGGTCGGCAACGAAGGCGTCATCACGGTTGAGGAAGCCAAGACCGCCGAGACCGAACTCGAAGTCGTCGAAGGCATGCAGTTCGACCGCGGCTACCTCTCGCCCTACTTCGTCACCAACGCCGACAAGATGGTTGCCGAGCTCGAGGACGTCTACATCCTCCTGCACGAGAAGAAGCTGTCCAACCTCCAGGCCATGCTGCCGGTTCTCGAAGCCGTCGTGCAGACCTCGAAGCCGCTGCTCATCATCTCGGAAGACGTCGAAGGCGAGGCTCTGGCCACGCTGGTCGTCAACAAGCTGCGTGGCGGCCTGAAGATCGCCGCCGTCAAGGCGCCGGGCTTCGGTGATCGCCGCAAGGCCATGCTGGAAGACATCGCCATCCTCACCGGTGGCCAGGTCATCTCGGAAGACCTCGGCATCAAGCTCGAGAATGTCGGCCTCAACATGCTCGGCCGCGCCAAGAAGGTGTCGATCTCCAAGGAGAACACCACCATCGTCGACGGCGCCGGCAAGAAGGCCGAGATCCAGGGCCGCGTTGCCCAGATCAAGCAGCAGATCGAAGAGACCACTTCGGACTACGACAAGGAGAAGCTGCAGGAACGTCTGGCCAAGCTCGCCGGCGGCGTTGCGGTGATCCGCGTCGGCGGTGCGACGGAAGTCGAAGTCAAGGAAAAGAAGGACCGCGTCGATGACGCCCTCAACGCGACCCGCGCGGCCGTCGAAGAAGGCATCGTTGCTGGTGGTGGCGTCGCGCTGCTGCGCGCTTCGGCCAACATCAAGGCCACCGGCGTCAATGCCGACCAGGCCGCCGGCATCAACATCGTTCGTCGTGCGCTGCAGGCTCCGGCCCGCCAGATCGCGGCCAACGCCGGTGCGGAAGCATCGATCGTTGCCGGCAAGATCCTTGAGAACAAGGGCGCGACCTTCGGCTACAACGCCCAGACCGGCGAATATGGCGACATGATCGCCATGGGCATCGTCGATCCGGTCAAGGTTGTCCGCACCGCTCTCCAGGACGCGGCCTCGGTGGCCGGCCTGCTGGTCACCACCGAAGCCATGATCGCGGAGGCTCCGAAGAAGGAGTCGGCTGGCGGCGGCGGCATGCCTGGCGGCATGGGTGGCGGCGGCATGGGCGGCATGGGCGGCATGGGCGGTATGGATTTCTAATCCAGCTCTGGCAGCTTTCGCAACGAGGGGCGGCAGCAATGCCGCCCTTTTTTTGCGAACCTCGATCCGATAAACGATCGGCGCCAACGCCGGCCATGTTAGCGCAACCTCAAAAGAACTGTCGAGTTGGTTGCGCGGCTTTTGCGTCATCAGAGGCGCAAGGCGGCCGCGTGTGATGATTGCGCGCTTCCATAGGCGGTTTCGGCATGTGCCTCGCCTTCGACATCGGCATTGCGGCCAAGCAGGAAATCGGCGGCTTTCGAGGCATGGCTTGCGGCGCGGAAGATGGCGCGGTTGTCCTCGCGCAAAACCGTCAGCCATGAGCCGATGTAGTCGGCATGGCGCACGGTCGGCTCGATGCCGAGACTGCTGCAGATGAAGGCTGATGCGATTTCGGCGACCAGTTCCTCGCGCGCATAGGTGTTGGACCCGAAGGAGCCGGACAGGTCGCGCGCGAGTCGCGTCGGGTGGCCGGTCCAGTGGCCAAGCTCGTGAAAGCAGGTCCGGTAATAGTCGATCTGGTGGAAGAAAGCCGGCTGCGGCGGCACCTGTATGGTGTCGCTGCCGGGCATGTAGAAGGCGCGCTCGCCGCCGATGCGAAAATCAGCGCCGGTTGCATGAATGAGCGCCTCGGCCTGCGGGACCATCTCGCGCTCAGGCAGAGGCTCGCCGGCGGCATAAAGATGTTCGGGCAGATTATCGCACTGCGCGACATTGAAGACGGTAAAGCGCTTCAGGAAGGGCACCGCCTGCGGTTCGTCGCCATCGGTGTCGGCGCGTTGCTTTTCGTTCTTGGGAACAAAGCGGTCAGCGTGAACGATGGTGGTGCCGTGCTCACCCTTCCTGACATTGCCACCTAGGGAAAGCGCCTGCCGGAAGGTGAGCCAGTTCTGGCTGGGGAAACCGCGATCGATGACCCCGCCCCACAGGATCAGGATATTGATGCCGGAATATCGGCGCTGGGTGGCCGCATTCCGCGGCAGGCCGAGGCCTGTCCTTGCCCTGCCCCACGGCTTGACCCATGGCACGGTGCCGCGCTCCAGTTCGGCAATGATGCGGTCGGTGATTTCCTGATAAAGGCTGGCGCCGGTGCGCCCGCCACTCTCTGCGCCAGCCTGTCGGCTGCCGCAACGTTTGTTGTTTGCACGCATCGTGATGTCCTCCGCTCTTCAATCGCGCCCTCCCCGGAAGCGGGGTGGGCGGCGAAAGCGACCGGAAAGGCCCGACGTCGGAGGCGGACTGCATCCGCAGGACCGGAACGGAGTGGAGGACCCGAAGCGAAAGCGAAGGGTTGCGGGACGCCGCGGCGGGCCTAGAAGGGAGTGCTGCCCGCCCTGCGCCACCGGGGAAGGCCACGATAAAAACGACGCCGGCCGACAGGCCGGCGACCGTCAGCAGCCGAAGGCTGCCCCGCGCCAGGGGGCGAAGCCGCAGGGCCAAGACCGCCTGAGCCTGGCGAAGATAAGCGGGCTCGGTTCACGAGCACCCGGCCAGCGCCTTCAGGCGCGGGCGCTCAGGATTGTTGTTGGCGCCCACGGCAGCTGGATGACCGCAACAAGATGCCGAGGAGCAACAGCAAAGCCAGCTGCCACAAACGGCACGCTCCGGCAACAACAGCGTGGCCGATCTACAGATGCTGCCCCGCACGAGAGCCTGCACGCTTTGAGCGCGCATCGGCGAGCAAGCGTTGCAAGCTGGCCATGTCGACCAGGTGGGCGATCACTATATCGCCGACCACCAACGCGGGCGTACGGTCGATGTGCAGACCTTTCGCGAGTGCGCGGACGCGCGCAAGTTCATCTGCGATGGCCGGATCTTGCATTCCCGCTTGAGCTGCTCCACGTCAAGGCCCACACGCGCTGCGATCTTGAGAGTGATCCTTTCAATGATCCAACTGGGGGAAGTCATAAGGGCGCGGTGGAATTCGTCGAACTTTCCCTGTTTTCTCGAGGCGAGTGCGATTGGGAATCCGGTCCCAGGACCGGGAACCGTCTGATCACAAGCTTCAGATTGGGATCATTCTTGAAGGCTTTTTGGTAGTTGAGATCTGCCAGTCTGCAATGCGGACAGTTGTGGTAGTCATTGAATATGACCAGAACGGCATCGCCTTGCGGGTTGCCGGCGATTGGCGAAGGGGGTCGTTGTCGAATGCGCCGCTCCACTTTTGCCTGTCGATCGACCACGCCTGCCGGTGCAGGTTCGCGCTATATTGGCTCGCCAGCACGGCGAGGAGTAAAAGAAGAGCTGCGACAGTGATGGCAGTCGGCTTAGACATGAGTCTCCAATCCATGGACGGCGTGGCAGCAACGGCCCGCCTTTTGGTGTAAAATGCTTTTGATCGAGCCCCGCACTTGCCACAGGGCGCAGTCGCGAGGGCGCACAGCTATAGATGCCGGTGCGCTCTGGCGGTTTCTGGAAAGATGGCCTTGCGCCATCGGGCCCACCCCACCCAGCTGAGCGTCGTTCGCGCGGGCCGGGCAACCGCGACCGCCATTCACCACGCCGGGCGACTGACCGTCCGCCCGGCAGAGCGCTGAAGGGTCCCCGGACCTTCCGGGTTGCCGGCGATTTGGCGAAGCGGGGTCGTTGACGAGTGCGCCGCTCCACTTTTGACTGTCCATTGGCACGACTGCATGGGCGGGGGCGGCCTTTCCCGCGGCGGGTGCGCGCTATTATGGCTCGCCAGCACGGAAAGCAGCACGGCGAGGAGAAAAAGGAGAACCGCGAGAGTGGTGGCCGTTGTCTTAGACATGAGGCTCCAATCCATGGACGGCGTGGCAGCAACGGCCCGCCTTTTCGGTGTAAAATGGGTCGCTTTTGATCGTGCCCCGCAGTTGCTACAGGCGCACAGGTGCGGGTGCGATCTGGCGGTTTCTCAAATACGGCTTTGCGCCATCGGGCCCACCCCAATAGCTGAGCGTCGTTCGCGCGGGGAACTGCGTTCACCACGCCGGGCGACTTGACCGTCCACCGCCAGAGCGCTGAACGGTCCGCTAGTGAGGCGCTCCCCGAATCGTCGTTTATCCCGCTCGCCCCAGACCGGGCGACAGCCAGCGTTGCCGCTACGCTGCGGAGAAATATCGTCAGCGCGTGGCATTCGGACATAAGCTGATCGACGCCAAGAATAAGACCCACGGAGGTGACCGGTGCGGCCGGAACAAGAAAGAGCGTTGCAGCCATTGTGACGAGGCCTGCACCGGTAATGCGGGTTGTTCCGTTCGAAGGGAACAATGCGACGAACAGCATGAGGATCCGGCAGCCGATCGGCAGATCAGTTTTCGTCGTCTGGGCGATGAAGAGGGCGGCGAGCATCATATTCGTGCCGTCCAGATTGAATGGAATGAGACCCACGACCGAATGCGTGGCGCCGGCCTTTTCCATCTTCTCCATGAGCGAGGGCAGCGCGGCCTCCGAGGAGGACGTTGCGAGCAGCAGCTCGTCCTTGATGTATCGGACGAGAGAGAAGATCGAGCGGCCGTTGTAGCGGCAGACCGCGCCGAACAGGACCGAGAAGAACAAGACTTGCAGGATGTCGCCTTCCGCGAAGGCACTGGCAATGGTTGATGGGATGATGTTCATCAGGAAGCTGGTCACGGACTGCTCGTGAGCCGTGGCCACATAGCCCTTAACGGCTTGGACATCGAGCGAGGCCGGATCGATGTTGAGGCCGGCGCCAGGCTGAACGATATTCGCGACAATCAGTCCGACAACGAGTGCAAGTGTCGAGAAGGTGAGGAAATAAACCATCGCCTTGGCGGCAACTCGGCCGACCTTCTGCAGATCGCTCATGCCGGCAATGCCGGTCGCTATTGTCAGGAAGATGACAGGTACGGTGATTATCTTGACGACATCGACGAAGGCATCGCCGAGCGGCTTCAGGCTCTGGCCGGTCTCCAAATGGAAATAGCCGATTGCAGCACCCAGGATTATGGCGGCAAGCATCTGCACGTAGGCCCGGGCAAAATGGCGCTTGCGGGCCGCTGCGTTCGCTATGGGGACTTGTGGAACCAACACCGTTTCTCTCCTTGACCGGATCGGGGTGGGGCTCCTCCTTCTCCCATGCAGTGCTCCGGTCGAACGCTGCGCCCACTTCGGCGCAAGCGATGTGCCAAATAGCAAAGAGGGGAAAACGCGCAGGACCTCTCACGCAGTGCTTGTTCGCTCTCCCGCACTCGCGCTGCGGTTGCCAGTCAACTATGGAAGGGTCCGTTCTTGGGAATTCCAAAGGTCGCTCTTTGCTTCGGCGCAGCTTGGCTGGCTGGAAGGTTCCCTGTTTGCCTTGGGGTCTGGGACCTGCGTCCAGATGGTCAACATTTTCCTGCGCGCCGCACGGGGCTCCAAAGATTCAATCGAGGACGGGCCCTCTTCGAAAACGGCGGCAGCGTTGGTCAAGCCCTTCCACCCTGCTGTCCCACCAAGGGTGTTCAGAAGCTCAGTTCACGATTAAGCGATGGATCAGCGTCATCTGGCGTTTGCGCCATCGCGGCGGCGTTGCAAGGGGTCTGCCAAGGATGAGCAAGCCGCGAGGCAGGGCCCGAGACCTAGACTCCATCCTCATCAACAGCGCTCGGCTCGCGTTAGGAATGTTCGAACCGCAGCACGATCAGGTGGCCACACCGTTGGTCGGAACCGGAACCCGACGAATGATCGTTCGTGACCGACATCTGTGAACAAGCAGTGTGTGTCATTGCAATCACCACCCATTGCGCGCAATTGCCCATATGGCCGTGAATGAACTGGATTTGGTGATTTTCCAGATGGCGGTGGAAAGCGTCCGCTTGCTCTCTTCAAGCTTTGATGAGAAGGCGGCTGAGATAGCCACGAGGAGCCGTGGTAGCCTTCTTTTCGACGTGCGGGTTGACGGTGACCTGGAGGTCCAGCGAGTCGCAGCCATTGGATATCCAGGCGACAAGATCGGTGTGGTGGCATTGGACCGAGAGGGCCTTGTTAGCTGCTGTTGCCTTGTCAATGGCACCTTCTCACCTTTCATTGCACCATTGGAGAACTGGACCAGCATGCCCCTGTCCATGCAGGCCCAGATCGATGTCACAGGCTATGCGAGGCTCCTTCTGGCCGCCCTGCGAAATGCTGGACATATGCTGGGCAGGTAGCATCACCGATGATGTCTGTGATGAGATGGTGCAGACGGCTGGATGAGGCGATCGCTTGCCGGCAGCTTTGGCCGCCAAGCGATCGGTGAGTTCGCAATGCTGGACACGTCCTGTAGACTCTGCCAGTTAAGTTAGCGGACAACCATCTGACGAATGCCCGATCTGACAGTCTGGACGGCGCGGCATGCCCTCCTAGGAATGCAGCCGTGGTTCTACTCCCTCGGCTGTTTTTGCGTCGAAGGCGACGGGCACACCGTGAACGATGGACGTCGCCGCCACCAATTCCTCAACTCGCGATCGGTCGCTTTGCACGCCGGCATAAGCGTTCGAATGGCGCGGATCGCCTGGGCGGTGGAGAGGAACCGGGCCTTGCCTCTGGACAGAACATAGGCTTCGGCGGCTTTTTCACCCGCCTCCCTGAAACTCTGACTGACACGATCTAGGACGGGAGTTCGGCAGCCTTCAAGCCTATGTCCGATACCGGACAATCAGGCAGCGGTGGCCAGGCCGAAATAACGTTGCTCCTCCTCGCCGTAAGCGCCATGCGTGAGTTCCATCAATCCGACGCGGTCGATAATCGTGACCTCGCCGCGCTTGGCACGGACAAGTCCTCGATATTCAAGCATTTGCAGGGCCGTGGTGACCCCGGGACGGCGGGCGCCGAGCATGGTCGCCAGAAATTCATGCGTCAGGTAGATCTTGTCTCCGTCAGAGCGGTCATGGATCATCAGCAACCAGCGGGCCAGCCGTTCCTCGATTTTGGAGTGGCCATTGACCAGTGCCGTCCGGGACGACTGGACAAGGAACGCGTGGGCATAGTCCAGCACTGACGTGCGCAGCGACGGGCTTTCCGCAACCGCAGGACGAATGATTTCAACCGGCAGGCGCCAGCCATTGCCTGCGACCTGGATATAGGTCTCGTTGGAAGAGCTGTCCTGTCCGAGAATGAGAGCAATTCCTGTCATCCCGTCATATCCGATAATGCCGACTTCACATTGCCGTCCGCCGGTCATGGTGGCGACCACCGAGGCGATGCCCCTCTCGGGAAAATATCCATTCCTGATCGGCTGATGCGCGATCTCCAACTGAGCCTTGATGTCCAGTTCGACGCGATGCAGCGATGGTCGCAACAGCGCGAAGTCCTCCGGCGAAAGGGATTTCAGCACCCGGTTGCGAAAAAGGGATTCGGGCAAGGCTCTCTCTCATGCGGGCAAGAGCGCGTACCTCTTACTGTCGGCTGCATCCGAAGTAACTGACGGCCGATGCCAAGCATAGGCTTCGAAACGCGCGATTGCAAAGCCCTGTCGGGGCAGTGCAGCCATGCTAGAAGTCGCGCGGCCTTACGATAGGCGCGGATGACATGATTCCCTTCTGCGGCCACCAAGAACGGCTCGGGCACGCTTTAATCATTCATACACAAGCTCGCAGGAATGTAAGCGGCGGAACAGTCGGGTGATTCGTGCCGCCCTGCCCTTTCAGAAATCAAGTCATTGGACGTCAATTCGGGCTGGAACGCCTCGTCGCGGAACGGCACAGGAAACGCAGCCGGATCAGCAATGGTGGTTCACCTTATGTGCGGTCCGGATGTGCGGTCCGGCGGCTCATCGCCCAATGGCTTGTCGAGGGGAAGTGGAACTCGTCATGTCGCCGCGAACCGTCACCGCGCTAGCGCGGCGCTTTTGAAGACGCCGGTGTTTTCTTTGTGGAACTGAAACTGTGAGGTGATTGATGCATGACTCAAACATTTGCGTATTTCCGCTGCATCGGCGACGCACATTGGTCGAAAGTATCGCCCAGGCCCTCGAGACCAAGAACGGCGAGGCGGCGAGTGCGTTCTGGCGCTGTGCTGCCAAGAAAATGCTCATTCAATTGTCCGATGTAGGAATTGCGCCAGAGTTCGCTGCGCAGGAGGTTGGAAGGCTTCTTCATGCGGTCTTGGACGATATGGCCAACCGAACGGTAATGCACATAGCATAGGCTTGGGCGCTGTTGGATCGCGCGTCAGCTCGGGTCCTTATCGGGGGACTGCTCCGACTGGCCGACGGTCCGGCCAAACCGGCATACCGGCAAAGGTTTGAGGTTGGGATCGCTCACGGCGGCCGGTCCAATATTCCAAGGCGATCTCAGAAGCCACATTGGCTTCTTTCCAAGCGGACGGGCGCCACTTTGGCGTGCTCACGCTGGACTGCGGGTTGCGCCTACGGAAATCCGAAGTCCGGCCGCGCGAGTCGATCGACCGGAACAGTCGAATGCTCGTGGGGCCGGGTCCGCTCAGCTTGACGGCGGGCGGTGGCGGCCGTGAGCAGACTTAACCCAGGTCACGGCTGACCATCCGCAGGCGCTATGCCGATTGGACGAGAACTGGTTGCCACAACACCGGCCCGTTCAGGCGTCCCCTCCAGCGGATGCGCAAGAGACTGGCGTAGGAAATCTCGAGGAAGCCGGCGACTGCCTCGGTGTTGCCGACCTGCTGGGGCTGTCCGATACGTGACAACGGCCAGGTCGCGAGACGAAGGATCCTTTCGATGCGCGTATCTGTCACCGTTACGATCCCGGAGAGATTGTTGGCCAAGCCGAATTCGATGATGCCCGCGAAGAGCTCGTAGGTTGCTTGTGCCAGGCCGCCAGCAGCCTTCGGCGCTGTCGCAGGGAGATCGAGCGCGAAACGACTACTCTCCCAGATATCGGCACTCGCAGGGACCACCATCTCATCCAGCAGCGCCGGAAACGTATCGCGCAACATAGTCGGTCCGGTGGTCGGCAAAAGGCGGACGCAGCCGCAAGTTCGCCAATCGGACCCCTTGAGAAGTAGGTAGACGGGGTTCAGGCTGTCAAACGGGTCCGTTTCCATTTCGCCTTCGGTCTGCACTTCCCAATCGAGCCGCTTCTTGAAAACCCGATACCTAAGCCCGTGCATTTCCCTGAGTTCGCTCGCGAACTCGGCGTAGCAGTCGGGTGTTATCAGCTGCATCATTGTCGTCTCCGTGCGGGATGTGTCCACGCAATCGAAGGGCAAAGCCGTCATGAATGCAGCCTGTAGACCTTTACAGCTAGCCTTGGAGAGGATCAGGATCTCGCCCGAGCAGCCATCCGCACTATGGCCTGGTTGATGGTTCGCACGCCAAGCTTCGCCTTGGCGTTTTCCTGATGGAAGGTCACGGTGCGTTTCGAGACACCGAGAATCTGGCTGATATCCCAGGCCGACTTGCCGCACGCCGCCCATTTCAGGCACTCGAACTCCCGCGGGGTGAGCGTTATGCCATCTACCACGCAATCTTCGGCGAGCCTGCGCCGGGCATGGATATGAACGTTGATCGCAACCAACTGCATTGCTTTTTCGTAGCGCGTCAGCGACCTCAAAAGTGGCGGATGCGCCTCGTTGGAGGCGAAGGTCAGTGCGGCGAACCGGCCGCGATGATCATGCATCGACATGGTCAGTCCGCCGCGAATGCCGAACTCAGCTGCTTTTTCCAGGACTTCCTGCTGCGAGGTCGGCAAATAACGGTGATCGCGGTCCACACCCCAGTCGAAGGTATCCCAGCCTCGCAGTCCCCGCAGGATCACGGGATCCACGCTGTGGTAGCGCAGTTGCAGGTAATGTGATGTCCATGATGATGGATAATTCGAGATCAATCGCGGCGTGTCGCCGGAAGCGGATGGGTAGGTGAAATAAGCGAAGAACGGAAAGTCGAACCCGGCTGCGGCGGACGCCATTGCCTCATGGAGATCGACGGCATCGACGCTTGCAGAGAGTTGCTCGACCAAGGTTTCAAATACGCGATGCATCTGCGCTTTGCGTACCTCGCGGAGGTTGCTGGAAGCCGGGCGGAGACGTGGTTCTAAATAATGGCCTGTCCCTGCAGGGCGCGACGCGCCGCCGTCATCACCGCAATTGCTGTGCTGCTTCCGATTGGAGAGAGCTCCGCGCACCTGACCAACTACCGATGGGTGATATTGCGACGTTATTGATGAGCCGCGTGTCGCCAAGCCAAGCCGCAGCAAGCAAGCGTGCCGATCGGTCAAGGCTTGCTAACGATTGCAGGTCTGTTTCTCCGCGAAGCTCCAGGTATTCGA from Mesorhizobium sp. M1E.F.Ca.ET.045.02.1.1 includes the following:
- a CDS encoding LuxR family transcriptional regulator: MHRVFETLVEQLSASVDAVDLHEAMASAAAGFDFPFFAYFTYPSASGDTPRLISNYPSSWTSHYLQLRYHSVDPVILRGLRGWDTFDWGVDRDHRYLPTSQQEVLEKAAEFGIRGGLTMSMHDHRGRFAALTFASNEAHPPLLRSLTRYEKAMQLVAINVHIHARRRLAEDCVVDGITLTPREFECLKWAACGKSAWDISQILGVSKRTVTFHQENAKAKLGVRTINQAIVRMAARARS